From Triticum urartu cultivar G1812 chromosome 2, Tu2.1, whole genome shotgun sequence, a single genomic window includes:
- the LOC125536527 gene encoding protein BZR1 homolog 1, whose amino-acid sequence MTSGAARAAAAAEAEAGLGRTPTWKERENNKRRERRRRAIAAKIFTGLRALGNYKLPKHCDNNEVLKELCREAGWVVEDDGTTYRKGYKPPSSGPFGGVSSAGMSPCSSSQLLSAPSSSFPSPVPSYHASPASSSFPSPTRLDNPSPACLLPFLRGLPNLPPLRVSNSAPVTPPLSSPTASRPPKILKPDWEVDPFRHPFFALSAPASPTRGRRHEHPDTIPECDESDVSTVDSGRWISFQMATTAPTSPAYNLVNLGASSSNSMEMEGMAGERGRSGPEFEFDKGRVTPWEGERIHEVAAEELELTLGVGSK is encoded by the exons ATGACGTCGGGGGcggcccgggcggcggcggcggcggaggcggaggccgGGCTGGGGCGGACGCCCACGTGGAAGGAGCGGGAGAACAACAAGCGCCGCGAGCGCCGGCGCCGGGCCATCGCCGCCAAGATCTTCACCGGCCTCCGCGCGCTCGGCAACTACAAGCTGCCCAAGCACTGCGACAACAACGAAGTGCTCAAGGAGCTCTGCCGCGAGGCCGGCTGGGTCGTGGAGGACGACGGCACCACCTACCGCAAG GGATACAAGCCGCCGTCGTCCGGGCCGTTCGGTGGGGTCTCGTCGGCGGGCATGAGCCCCTGCTCGTCCTCGCAGCTGCTCAGCGCGCCCTCGTCGTCGTTCCCGAGCCCGGTGCCTTCCTACCACGCCAGCCCGGCGTCGTCGAGCTTCCCGAGCCCCACGCGCCTCGACAACCCGAGCCCCGCCTGCCTCCTCCCGTTCCTCCGTGGCCTCCCCAACCTGCCCCCGCTCCGGGTCTCCAACAGCGCGCCGGTGACGCCGCCGCTCTCTTCGCCGACGGCGTCGCGGCCGCCCAAGATCCTGAAGCCGGACTGGGAGGtggacccgttccggcacccgtTCTTCGCCCTCTCCGCGCCGGCGAGCCCCACCCGTGGCCGCCGGCACGAGCACCCGGACACGATACCGGAGTGCGACGAGTCGGACGTCTCCACGGTGGACTCTGGCCGGTGGATCAGCTTCCAGATGGCCACCACGGCGCCGACCTCGCCCGCGTACAACCTCGTCAACCTAGGCGCCTCCAGCTCCAACTCCATGGAGATGGAGGGAATGGCGGGGGAGCGGGGCCGAAGCGGTCCGGAGTTCGAGTTCGACAAGGGGAGGGTGACGCCGTGGGAAGGGGAGAGGATCCACGAGGTCGCCGCCGAGGAGCTTGAGCTCACGCTCGGCGTCGGCTCGAAATGA